The window CGCAGGTTTCTACGGCCTGGCGTGGGTCGTCATAACCTTTGCGGGCATTTTCGTCGGCGCCAAACATGCCACCGGGTACCTGGCCATATATTTTACGGATGAGGCTAAAATCGTTATAAGTAGCAGCCAGATCCTTTGGATCATGGCTCTGCAGGTAAAAAGTTGCCGGTTCGCGAAAGCATTGGGCTACGTTTACATTATGCCAGTTGGGCAGGTTATTGGCCTGGCGCCAGTTAGCGGTATTTTTATCCAGCTTGGCAGCTAAATCAAGCAGGAATTTATCGCCGGTACGGTTGTACAGCCAATAAACACTTAGCATATTATCGCCACCACGGCTGTTTTCCCAATAATCTTCTAAAAACTGGTCGTCCGGCACCGATAATTCGTACTTGAAATATTTGGTCATGAAAGGGATAACCCTTGGATCTTTCGAGTATTCGTAATAAGATTGCAGGCACCAAAGCATTGGCATGTTTGTCCACAAATCGCGGTTACCTTTGTTGGTACGGGCCGGGCCAAAATCGCCGTTATCGCGCTGGTTATTCAATACCGCGTCAATCCAGAATTTAGCTTCTTTGATAATCTTTTGATCGCCCAGCATATAGCCAATGTTGGCATAGCCTTTTAACCAGTAAGGTAATTCTTCCCAACCATATTCGCCTTTACCTTCTTTATTCAGCCAGGCATTGTTGGTTTTTGATAGCCAAACGCTTATTTCGCCCAGGTTACCGGTAAGGCCATCGCGCTGTAGCTCCAATGCTTTTTTTAGCCAGCCGCCGGCTTTAATACTACCCACGGGCAGTTTGGTAAAATATTCGTGCTGCAGTGGCGCCCGGTTATTAACGTAATTGGCATTCACCTGCTGGTTATTAACCTTTGCTACTACCGATGCCTTTACTGCTTGTGCCGATACCGTATAAACACTGCCACATGCAGCTAATGCAGTTAAGCAAATGCCTTTTCCTATCTTATTCAAATTATTCATGTTAAGTATGTTAGCCTCACCCTGCCCTCTCCAAAGGAGAGGGTTCTGAATTTCATTTCTGCGAATTAAGTTCTCTCGATTCTAAGAGGGTTATTCACGTTGTTGTTGTTGTTTGTGCTCGCGATAGTTACGCAGTTCTGTCGCCGCTAAATCGTTCCTGCTATTTATTTCACCAATGCCGGATCATAAAGTTTCACGTTTTCTTTGTGTAACAATTCCACAGGCATTTTAATCACTTTACGATCATAAGTCATGAAACCGTTAACCTCTCCCTCTACGTCGGTTGTTTGCGTGTATACCGCTGCCGAAAGGCCAAGTTTTATAAGCTCCTGCAATCTATCGGTAAAGGTGATGTAACGTTTTAGCAGGTCATCGCCATTTTTAAAGTTCTGGTAGCCCCAGTTTTTGTTGGCTTGCCAGGTATGCCCGTCAACAGGCCAGCCCAGGCCGCCAAATTCGCCCAGTACAACAGCTTTGGTTTTACCAAAAATCTCCGGGCGCGGCATTGCCGGGTGCGGGTAATTATGTAAATCGACTATGTTTCCGGTATCGTAAAAGTTACCCCCGCTTGCACTGTTCACCAGGCGCGATGGATCTTTTTTCATCGTCCATTCTGTAATTTCAACCGTTTTAAATTGTCCCCAGGCTTCGTTAAACGGCGTCCAAACCACAATGCAAGGGTAGTTGTATAATGAATTGATGATGGCATTCCATTCCTTGCGGTAATAGCCTTCAGATTCGGGCGTACGCTGCTGGTCGGTAGCTTTATCCAACACACCGGGGCGGTTTTCCCAATGGTTACCCAAATCGCCGCTTGGCATATCCTGCCAAAGCAACATGCCTGTTTTATCGCAATAGTTATAATAGCGGGCAGGTTCAACTTTAATGTGCTTACGAATCATGTTAAAGCCCATGGCCTTTAACTGGTCAATATCGTAGCTCATGGCTTCGTAAGTTGGCGGGGTATACAAGCCATCGGGCCACCAGCCCTGGTCAAGCGGGCCGTATTCAAATACAAACTTGTTGTTCAGCAACATGCGTTGTACGCCGTTGGCATCGGCGCCAAGCGAAATTTTGCGCATGGCAAAATAGCTTTTTACCTCATCAACCGGCTTGCCTTTGCGGATAACGACCACCTGTAAATCGTACAGAAACGGATCTGTTGTCGACCATAATTTTTCGTCCTTTATGTCCAATACAGCGGCAGCGCCTGCATCAACTGTTTTTTCGTCAACTTTGGTTTTGCCATCCCAGGCAGTTATTTTTAGTTGGTCGCCAGGCTGGCTATCGCTTACTTCGGCCGAAACCGTTAATGTGTGATTATCAATATCGGGGGTTTGTTTGGTGGCCTCAATATGCGTTTTGGCAACGCCTTCCAGCCAAACTGTTTGCCATATACCGGTTACAGGCGTATACCAGATCCCTTCGGGATTTTTAACCTGTTTACCGCGTGGTTGCGGGCCATCATTTGTTGGGTCCCACACGCTCACTTTAATTTCTTGTTTTGCACCGCCTTTTAAATAAGGGGTGATATTGAATGTAAAGGGGTCGAAGCCGCCTTCGTGCTTACCGGCGCTTACACCGTTTACAAAAACTTCAGTACGCCAGTCAACAGCGCCAAAGTGTAGCAATACATTTTTACCTTTTAATGTTTTATTGAAGGTGATAGTAGTTTTATACCATAACATGCTGTCCTTCCCAACCGTTTTGCCAACGCCCGACAGGGCAGACTCGACGGCAAAAGGTACCAGGATTTTACCAGCATAAGCCGATGGTTCGGCTGCTGCTCTAGGCACTATGGCATAGTTCCATAGTCCGTTTAAATTTTGCCAGTTACCGCGCACCAATTGTGGGCGGGGATACTCGGGCAGGGGTGCATTTGGGTCAACCTTGTCGGCCCAGGGTGTTGTGATTTTTGTTTTGATAAGGTGCCAGCTGCTTTGCTGCGCATTAGCCGATAAACAGGCTGCAGTAAAAACCGCAAGGCATAAATTTAATTTTTTCATTAGTATTATTAGGAGATAAAAAGTATCAGGTAGTTAGTAATTAGTATCAGGGCTTACACAAATTTATAGCATTGCACAATTACCGCAGGTATCAATACTGTTGCATAAGCATAATATGAAAAGTCAAAGCCAAAGTTTCGATACATCGAAAAAAAGGGGCCGCACCGCACAGTACGACCCCAAACCAATTATTAACTTAGAAGGACACTTTCACTAAAGGCGAGAATACCATATCCTCGACTCCGCTTATTTTAATACCTACCCTGGCAAATACATAGTTTTGCGTGGGCGACAGTGAAGGGATACCAACACTCATGCTGATGTTACTCAGGCTGGTAATATCCGATCCGTTAAGCTGTGTTGAAGCTATCTGGTCGCCGCCCGATACAAACTGGGTTTTATTGATATACAGGTTAACCCTGTCAATACCCTTTGCATTGGCATCTGTAATTACTTTTTCGATATTAAAAGCAGCCGTAACTGTTTTACTCGCCGCGGTTATTTTGGCATTGCGTACCATGTAATATGGCATTACCTCAATATCCATGGTTTTATTACCACTTATAGTTACCGCTATGGTATCGCGCTTGCCGGCAGATAACTCTTTCCACATGAACGGGCCCTGATTTGCAGGGATAGTGAATTTATAGTTACCGTTGAAAAGCAAAGTTGAATAATTGCCCTCCTGGTCAAACGTGCCAACTATTGGCGCTATTTTTCCGAACCCGGATTGATATAAGTTGAAAGGCACCTGGTTATACTCCACATTCACAGGGTCGCCCTTATAGGTTAACCTCCCGTTAAATGTTGCGGATGGCGCAGCATAATTATCTTTTTTACAACCCGTAGCTGTAAGCAAGAGTGCTATGATGATATGATGAAATTTTATTTTCATGATCGTAGTTTAATAAATACTATTGATTTGGTTGTTTAACAATTTTAGGGTTAGCCGATAATACATTATCACCAATTTGTGAATAATAATTACCCAACTGGAACCTGTTTGCACCTGTTACAGAACTTGGTTTAACTTCTTTAAACAGCCATTTACCATTATTGGCATTGCCAGGGTTGTAATATTTATATGGCCATAAACCAAATGGTTGTGTATTGCGTTTTGTTGCCTGGCCAATGTTGCTAAGCAGATCTGTAACGGTCATTTGATTACCATCCCATACAACAGTTGCCAATCTCCAGCGTTTCATATCAAACAAGGTGTGTCCTTCAAAGG is drawn from Mucilaginibacter ginsenosidivorax and contains these coding sequences:
- a CDS encoding glycoside hydrolase family 2 protein, with the translated sequence MKKLNLCLAVFTAACLSANAQQSSWHLIKTKITTPWADKVDPNAPLPEYPRPQLVRGNWQNLNGLWNYAIVPRAAAEPSAYAGKILVPFAVESALSGVGKTVGKDSMLWYKTTITFNKTLKGKNVLLHFGAVDWRTEVFVNGVSAGKHEGGFDPFTFNITPYLKGGAKQEIKVSVWDPTNDGPQPRGKQVKNPEGIWYTPVTGIWQTVWLEGVAKTHIEATKQTPDIDNHTLTVSAEVSDSQPGDQLKITAWDGKTKVDEKTVDAGAAAVLDIKDEKLWSTTDPFLYDLQVVVIRKGKPVDEVKSYFAMRKISLGADANGVQRMLLNNKFVFEYGPLDQGWWPDGLYTPPTYEAMSYDIDQLKAMGFNMIRKHIKVEPARYYNYCDKTGMLLWQDMPSGDLGNHWENRPGVLDKATDQQRTPESEGYYRKEWNAIINSLYNYPCIVVWTPFNEAWGQFKTVEITEWTMKKDPSRLVNSASGGNFYDTGNIVDLHNYPHPAMPRPEIFGKTKAVVLGEFGGLGWPVDGHTWQANKNWGYQNFKNGDDLLKRYITFTDRLQELIKLGLSAAVYTQTTDVEGEVNGFMTYDRKVIKMPVELLHKENVKLYDPALVK
- a CDS encoding DUF3823 domain-containing protein, producing MKIKFHHIIIALLLTATGCKKDNYAAPSATFNGRLTYKGDPVNVEYNQVPFNLYQSGFGKIAPIVGTFDQEGNYSTLLFNGNYKFTIPANQGPFMWKELSAGKRDTIAVTISGNKTMDIEVMPYYMVRNAKITAASKTVTAAFNIEKVITDANAKGIDRVNLYINKTQFVSGGDQIASTQLNGSDITSLSNISMSVGIPSLSPTQNYVFARVGIKISGVEDMVFSPLVKVSF